In Eupeodes corollae chromosome 3, idEupCoro1.1, whole genome shotgun sequence, a single genomic region encodes these proteins:
- the LOC129952677 gene encoding sugar transporter SWEET1, with amino-acid sequence MVSSSLETILETTAVITTVLQYLSGAIVCRKYVNKKSTGDSSGFPFICGFLSSSLWLRYGSLTEERIVVIVNIIGTALMFLYTAIYYVFTVNKRSYVRQFSLALFTLITIVTYTKYEVPHEEAIQLMGYACCVVTVFFFAAPLIMLFHVVRVKNSESLPFPLIAMSFFVTVQWLIYGVIIKDAFIQIPNFLGCVLSLVQLSLFVCYPPKNYSGHGYKLVDQAVIF; translated from the exons ATGGTTTCGTCATCACTGGAGACGATTCTCGAGACTACAGCTGTGATAACAACTGTTCTGCAGTATTTATCTGGAGC GATTGTTTGCCGGAAGTATGTTAACAAAAAGAGCACTGGCGATTCCTCTGGATTTCCTTTTATATGCGGATTCTTATC ATCCAGCCTCTGGCTTCGGTATGGCTCGTTAACCGAGGAGAGAATCGTTGTGATAGTGAACATTATAGGCACGGCCTTGATGTTCCTTTATACGGCTATTTACTACGTTTTTACCGTAAATAAAAGAAGCTATGTGAGACAGTTTTCGTTGGCGCTTTTCACTTTAATAACCATTGTGACGTACACAAAGTATGAAGTGCCACACGAAGAGGCAATTCAGCTTATGG GATATGCCTGCTGTGTGGTGACGGTGTTTTTCTTTGCGGCTCCTCTTATTATGCTGTTCCATGTGGTGCGAGTGAAGAACTCCGAGAGTCTACCATTCCCTCTGATAGCAATGTCGTTCTTTGTGACAGTTCAATGGTTGATCTACGGAGTAATCATCAAAGATGCCTTTATACAG ATTCCAAATTTCCTCGGTTGTGTGCTGTCGTTGGTGCAGCTTAGTCTGTTTGTTTGTTACCCGCCCAAGAATTATTCTGGCCATGGTTATAAATTAGTTGATCAAGCAGTGATCTTTTGA